One stretch of Thermus hydrothermalis DNA includes these proteins:
- a CDS encoding histone deacetylase family protein — protein sequence MRAYTTAHLSFSLPEGHPFPLYKYGGVAEALKGLLPILPAPEVPKEALYLAHEREYLDRLFTEGLTREESLRLGLPFSQALLQRALHAAGGTLRAAEDALELGLGLNLAGGTHHAFPGRAEGYSLFNDVAVAIHWLRAKRGFGGRVLVVDLDAHQGNGTAVFFQDDPLVFTLSLHGERNYPLKKERSDLDVGFPDGVGDEAYLRALEAALEVAQDFRPGLVFYNAGVDVLKGDRFGRLALSLEGVGRRDLAVFRFVKGLGVPLVVVMGGGYNRDPALTVAAHATTYRLALSSLA from the coding sequence GTGCGGGCTTACACCACGGCCCACCTCTCCTTCTCCCTCCCCGAGGGGCACCCCTTTCCCCTCTACAAGTACGGGGGGGTGGCGGAGGCCCTAAAGGGGCTTCTTCCCATCCTCCCCGCCCCCGAGGTGCCCAAGGAGGCGCTTTACCTGGCCCACGAGCGGGAATACCTGGATAGGCTCTTTACGGAGGGGCTTACCCGGGAGGAGTCCTTGCGCCTGGGGCTACCCTTTAGCCAAGCCCTCCTCCAAAGGGCCCTCCACGCCGCTGGGGGGACCTTGCGGGCGGCGGAGGACGCCTTGGAGCTGGGCCTTGGGCTGAACCTTGCGGGCGGCACCCACCACGCCTTCCCGGGGCGGGCCGAAGGGTATAGCCTCTTCAACGACGTGGCCGTGGCCATCCACTGGCTGAGGGCCAAACGGGGCTTTGGGGGACGGGTCTTGGTGGTGGACCTGGACGCCCACCAGGGAAACGGCACCGCCGTCTTCTTCCAGGATGACCCCCTGGTCTTCACCCTCTCCCTGCACGGGGAGCGGAACTACCCCTTGAAGAAGGAGCGGAGCGACCTGGACGTGGGCTTCCCCGATGGGGTAGGGGACGAGGCCTACCTAAGGGCCCTCGAGGCCGCCCTAGAGGTGGCCCAGGACTTCCGCCCCGGCCTTGTCTTCTACAACGCCGGGGTGGACGTCCTCAAAGGGGACCGCTTCGGCCGCCTGGCCCTGAGCTTGGAAGGGGTTGGGCGGCGGGACCTCGCCGTCTTCCGCTTCGTGAAGGGGCTCGGCGTGCCCTTGGTGGTGGTCATGGGCGGGGGGTACAACCGGGACCCCGCCCTCACCGTGGCCGCCCACGCCACCACCTACCGCCTGGCCCTGAGCTCCTTGGCGTAG
- a CDS encoding GNAT family N-acetyltransferase — MIRPVARQDLPGLLKLLRFMDESPQRGVLAPEARDLEGLAEELEDGLILLRDGEVAGYVGLYPFWDGAALEGPLAYRKEDLRPLLEAAEERAKALGVERLYAFPRQENEAVREALEEAGYGLLHVTYFFVKNPEGLDFPPPEGVRIREGFPGPEVYRELYRESEEGWALRLKWTDEELAEHFADPAIHLLVAYQGEEPVGMAEVELEDQEASVAYIGVVPRARGKGIGRALLAEAARLAQRKGARLLRVRAHDHEKGALELYRGLGFSLEEAVATYAKELRARR, encoded by the coding sequence ATGATTCGGCCCGTGGCCCGCCAGGACCTGCCGGGGCTTTTAAAGCTCCTCCGCTTCATGGACGAAAGCCCCCAAAGGGGGGTCTTGGCCCCGGAGGCGCGGGACCTCGAGGGCCTCGCCGAGGAACTGGAAGACGGCCTCATCCTCCTCCGGGACGGGGAGGTGGCGGGGTACGTGGGCCTCTACCCCTTCTGGGACGGGGCCGCCCTGGAGGGCCCCTTGGCCTACCGGAAAGAGGACCTCCGCCCACTTCTAGAGGCGGCGGAAGAACGGGCCAAGGCGCTTGGGGTGGAAAGGCTTTACGCCTTCCCCCGTCAGGAGAACGAAGCGGTGCGCGAGGCCCTGGAGGAGGCGGGGTACGGCCTCCTCCACGTTACCTATTTCTTCGTGAAAAACCCGGAGGGCCTGGACTTCCCGCCCCCCGAGGGCGTGCGCATCCGGGAGGGCTTCCCGGGGCCCGAGGTGTACCGGGAGCTTTACCGGGAAAGCGAGGAGGGCTGGGCCTTGCGCCTCAAGTGGACGGACGAGGAGCTGGCGGAGCACTTCGCTGACCCCGCCATCCACCTCCTGGTGGCCTACCAAGGGGAGGAGCCGGTGGGCATGGCCGAGGTGGAGCTGGAGGACCAGGAGGCGAGCGTGGCCTACATCGGCGTGGTGCCCAGGGCGCGGGGGAAGGGGATCGGGCGCGCCCTCCTGGCGGAGGCGGCAAGGCTCGCCCAAAGGAAGGGGGCGAGGCTTCTCCGGGTGCGGGCCCACGACCACGAGAAGGGGGCCTTGGAGCTATACCGGGGCCTGGGGTTTAGCCTCGAGGAGGCGGTGGCCACCTACGCCAAGGAGCTCAGGGCCAGGCGGTAG
- a CDS encoding histidine phosphatase family protein: MGLLAHFLQGPHPKTTLLLTRAGPVENPGHVLYSHPGLPLAEEGRRALLALVPLLKRYPVVRVYAADSLAEREAAALLGEALGVPYALLPELRERRWGAWEGLSFAEVEARYPEAVRAWLEDEAGFAPPLGESVREAWVRGQEAVKGLLRRHRGQAILVVGNCTVNRAALSLALPLPPEEGLRLEQDYARLTMVDFYGEEGVVKALNLDPCP, translated from the coding sequence ATGGGCCTCCTCGCCCATTTCCTGCAAGGCCCCCACCCCAAGACCACCCTCCTCCTCACCCGGGCCGGGCCGGTGGAGAACCCGGGCCACGTCCTCTATAGCCATCCGGGCCTTCCCCTGGCCGAGGAGGGCAGGCGGGCCCTTCTGGCCCTCGTGCCCCTCCTCAAGCGCTATCCCGTGGTCCGGGTCTACGCCGCCGATAGCCTGGCGGAAAGGGAAGCGGCGGCCCTCCTGGGGGAGGCCCTGGGGGTACCCTACGCCCTCCTTCCCGAACTCCGGGAAAGGCGCTGGGGGGCTTGGGAAGGGCTTAGCTTCGCCGAGGTGGAGGCCCGCTACCCCGAGGCGGTGCGGGCCTGGCTGGAGGACGAGGCGGGCTTCGCCCCGCCCCTGGGCGAGAGCGTGCGGGAGGCGTGGGTGCGGGGGCAGGAGGCGGTGAAGGGCCTTTTGCGAAGGCATAGGGGCCAGGCCATCCTGGTGGTGGGGAACTGCACGGTAAACCGCGCCGCCTTAAGCCTCGCCCTTCCCCTTCCCCCGGAGGAGGGCTTAAGGCTAGAGCAGGACTACGCCCGGCTCACCATGGTGGACTTCTATGGGGAAGAAGGGGTGGTGAAGGCCCTCAACCTGGACCCTTGTCCCTAG
- a CDS encoding diacylglycerol/lipid kinase family protein, with protein sequence MERWVIVNPAAGRGRVGRLSGAILRAARDRGAKAFLTEGPGHATELAQRAPEGARVVAVGGDGTVHEVLRGLAGTEKVLGVVPIGSGNDFARMLGLRGLPWPMALEHALLAPEEAVDLCRVNGEPFGASLGVGFDALVAKKALSAPSFLRGMPRYLYALFAVLKALRLPEGRLLLDGKEVYQGPLLLLAAMNGPAYGGGIPIAPMADPQDGLLSVVLAKRFSRPGVVFILPRLLLGKHLSHPQVEAFAARTVELAFPYPVPAHADGELLPEASAYRAAVEPLGLKVVGRRAGAKGRKPLLRPLEAS encoded by the coding sequence GTGGAACGTTGGGTCATCGTCAACCCGGCGGCAGGCCGGGGCAGGGTGGGGAGGCTTTCCGGGGCCATCCTGAGGGCCGCCCGGGACAGGGGGGCCAAGGCCTTCCTCACCGAAGGCCCGGGCCACGCCACGGAGCTCGCCCAACGGGCCCCCGAGGGGGCACGGGTGGTGGCCGTGGGGGGGGATGGCACGGTGCACGAGGTGCTCCGGGGCCTCGCCGGCACGGAAAAGGTCCTGGGGGTGGTGCCCATCGGGAGCGGGAACGATTTCGCCCGCATGTTGGGCCTGAGGGGGCTTCCGTGGCCTATGGCCTTGGAGCACGCCCTCCTCGCCCCCGAGGAGGCGGTGGACCTTTGCCGGGTGAACGGGGAGCCCTTTGGCGCCTCCTTGGGCGTGGGTTTTGACGCCCTGGTGGCCAAGAAGGCCCTTTCCGCCCCCTCCTTCCTCCGGGGCATGCCCCGGTACCTTTATGCCCTCTTCGCCGTGCTCAAGGCCCTGCGGCTCCCCGAAGGGCGGCTCCTTTTGGACGGGAAGGAGGTCTACCAGGGCCCCCTCCTGCTCCTCGCCGCCATGAACGGCCCCGCTTACGGGGGCGGCATCCCCATCGCCCCCATGGCCGACCCGCAGGACGGGCTCCTCTCCGTGGTCCTGGCCAAGCGCTTTTCCCGGCCCGGGGTGGTCTTCATCCTGCCCCGGCTTCTCCTCGGCAAGCACCTCTCCCACCCCCAGGTGGAGGCCTTTGCGGCGAGGACGGTGGAGCTGGCCTTCCCTTACCCCGTGCCCGCCCACGCCGACGGGGAGCTTTTGCCGGAGGCGAGCGCCTACCGGGCGGCGGTGGAGCCCTTGGGCCTCAAGGTGGTGGGCCGGCGGGCCGGGGCCAAGGGGCGTAAGCCCCTCCTGCGGCCCCTGGAGGCTTCCTAA
- the aspC gene encoding aspartate/prephenate aminotransferase has protein sequence MRGLSQRVKAMKPSATVAVNAKALELRRQGVDLVALTAGEPDFDTPEHVKEAARRALAQGKTKYAPPAGIPELREAVAEKFRRENGLEVRPEETIVTVGGKQALFNLFQAILDPGDEVIVLAPYWVSYPEMVRFAGGVPVEVKTLPEEGFVPDPERVRRAITPRTKALVVNSPNNPTGAVYPEEVLKALAELAQAHDFYLISDEIYEHLIYEGAHFSPGRVAPEHTITVNGAAKAFAMTGWRIGYACGPKEVIKAMADVSSQSTTSPDTIAQWATLEALTNQEASRAFVEMAREAYRRRRDLLLAGLAQMGLKAVRPQGAFYVLMDTAPIAEDEVKAAERLLEAGVAVVPGTDFAAFGHVRLSYATSEDNLKKALERFARVLQRV, from the coding sequence ATGCGCGGCCTCTCGCAAAGGGTCAAGGCCATGAAGCCCTCGGCCACGGTGGCGGTGAACGCCAAGGCCCTCGAGCTCAGGCGCCAAGGGGTGGACCTGGTGGCCCTCACCGCCGGCGAGCCCGACTTTGACACCCCAGAACACGTGAAGGAAGCGGCGCGGCGGGCCTTGGCCCAGGGCAAGACCAAGTACGCCCCCCCGGCGGGCATCCCCGAGCTGAGGGAGGCAGTGGCGGAGAAGTTCCGCCGGGAAAACGGCCTCGAGGTGCGCCCGGAGGAGACCATCGTCACCGTGGGCGGGAAGCAGGCCCTCTTCAACCTCTTCCAGGCCATCCTGGACCCCGGGGACGAGGTCATCGTCCTGGCCCCCTACTGGGTGAGCTACCCCGAGATGGTGCGCTTCGCCGGGGGGGTGCCGGTGGAGGTCAAGACCCTCCCGGAAGAGGGCTTCGTGCCGGACCCCGAGCGGGTGCGGCGGGCCATCACCCCCCGCACCAAGGCCCTGGTGGTGAACTCCCCCAACAACCCCACGGGGGCCGTCTACCCCGAGGAGGTCCTTAAGGCCTTGGCCGAGCTCGCCCAGGCCCACGACTTCTACCTCATCTCCGACGAGATCTACGAGCACCTCATCTACGAGGGGGCCCACTTCTCCCCGGGGCGGGTGGCCCCCGAGCACACCATCACCGTGAACGGGGCGGCCAAGGCCTTCGCCATGACGGGCTGGCGCATCGGCTACGCCTGCGGGCCCAAGGAGGTCATCAAGGCCATGGCCGACGTTTCCAGCCAGTCCACCACGAGCCCCGACACCATCGCCCAGTGGGCCACCCTCGAGGCCCTCACCAACCAGGAAGCCTCCCGCGCCTTCGTGGAGATGGCCCGGGAGGCCTACCGGAGGCGGCGGGACCTGCTTCTTGCGGGTCTAGCCCAGATGGGCCTAAAGGCGGTGCGCCCACAAGGGGCCTTCTACGTCCTCATGGACACGGCTCCCATCGCCGAGGACGAGGTGAAGGCGGCGGAGCGCCTTTTGGAGGCGGGGGTGGCCGTGGTCCCGGGGACGGACTTCGCCGCCTTTGGCCACGTGCGCCTTTCCTACGCCACCAGCGAGGATAACCTGAAGAAGGCCCTGGAGCGCTTCGCCCGGGTCCTCCAAAGGGTTTAG